A single region of the Bartonella harrusi genome encodes:
- the lldD gene encoding FMN-dependent L-lactate dehydrogenase LldD has translation MIISSTFDYRKAAKRRLPPFLFHYIDGGAYAEETLRRNCTDLQELALRQRILKQIGDVDLSTKLLDQTLHLPIILAPVGLTGMYAHRGEVQAARAAVAKGIPFTLSTVSVCPIAEVQKAVGSAFWFQLYVLKDRGFMRDVLERAWAAGVQTLVFTVDMPVPGARYRDAHSGMSGPHAGLRRIFQAFTHPHWTWNVGIMGHPHDLGNVSTYLRKKIALDDYVGWLGANFDPSIGWRDLQWIRDFWKGKMILKGILDPEDAREAVQFGADGIVVSNHGGRQLDGVLSTARALPAIAEAVKSDLTILVDSGVRSGLDVVRMIAQGADAVMIGRAFVYALATAGEKGVAHLLDLFANEMRVAMTLTGAQTIKNITSESLVNIDTFEQ, from the coding sequence ATGATTATTTCTTCAACATTTGATTATCGCAAAGCAGCAAAACGTCGACTCCCTCCTTTCCTTTTTCACTATATTGATGGCGGCGCTTATGCTGAGGAAACGCTACGACGTAACTGTACTGATCTTCAAGAACTTGCACTCCGTCAAAGAATTCTAAAGCAGATTGGTGACGTTGATCTTTCAACTAAGCTTCTTGATCAAACACTTCATTTACCGATTATACTTGCACCTGTTGGATTAACAGGCATGTATGCACACCGTGGTGAGGTACAAGCTGCACGTGCAGCCGTTGCAAAAGGTATTCCCTTTACCCTATCCACAGTTTCAGTTTGCCCCATTGCCGAAGTTCAGAAGGCCGTTGGAAGTGCATTTTGGTTTCAACTTTATGTTCTCAAAGATCGTGGATTTATGCGTGATGTCTTAGAGCGGGCTTGGGCAGCTGGTGTACAAACCTTGGTGTTTACAGTCGATATGCCGGTTCCTGGTGCACGTTATCGTGATGCGCATTCGGGAATGTCTGGACCCCATGCTGGATTGCGCCGTATTTTTCAAGCTTTTACCCATCCTCATTGGACTTGGAATGTTGGTATTATGGGACATCCACATGATCTTGGAAATGTTTCTACCTATTTGCGAAAGAAGATTGCATTAGACGATTATGTTGGTTGGCTTGGTGCAAATTTTGATCCATCAATTGGTTGGCGTGATCTGCAATGGATTCGAGATTTTTGGAAGGGAAAAATGATTTTGAAAGGTATTCTTGATCCAGAAGATGCACGAGAAGCCGTACAATTTGGTGCTGATGGTATTGTTGTTTCCAATCATGGAGGACGCCAACTTGATGGTGTCTTATCAACTGCACGTGCATTGCCAGCAATTGCAGAAGCGGTAAAAAGTGATTTGACTATTTTAGTGGATTCTGGTGTTCGTTCTGGCCTTGATGTTGTACGTATGATAGCGCAAGGTGCGGATGCTGTTATGATTGGTCGTGCTTTTGTTTATGCACTTGCAACAGCAGGTGAGAAAGGTGTTGCGCATCTGCTTGATCTTTTTGCAAATGAAATGCGCGTAGCGATGACATTGACTGGTGCACAAACAATTAAAAACATTACCAGTGAAAGCTTAGTAAATATAGATACTTTTGAACAATGA
- a CDS encoding 2'-deoxycytidine 5'-triphosphate deaminase, which yields MTRVSGILADNDIKALIDNEILKALCPFDKTQIQPASLDLRLGNKAYRIRASFMPGANVKVLDKLEQLKLHEFALQDGAVLETGCVYIVPLLESLALPETLSAVANPKSSTGRLDIFTRVITDNAQEFDKIRDGYHGPLYLEMSPRTFPILVRTGSRLSQLRFRKGYSSLNEIELHALHRDETLISDDLPNISAGGLGLSINLKGNENGLIGYRGKRHTSVIDIDKRAAADILDFWEPLFDRGQRELILDPDEFYILVSREAVHVPPLYAAEMTPFDPLVGEFRVHYAGFFDPGFGHMEVGGKGAKAVLEVRSHEVPFILEHGQIIGRLVYEHMLHRPLALYGQDTGSHYQAQGLKLSKHFK from the coding sequence ATGACGCGTGTAAGCGGTATTTTGGCAGACAATGATATAAAAGCCTTGATTGATAATGAAATTCTCAAAGCTCTGTGTCCATTTGACAAAACTCAAATACAACCCGCAAGTCTTGATCTTCGATTAGGGAACAAAGCCTATCGTATACGTGCTTCCTTTATGCCAGGAGCCAACGTAAAAGTTTTAGATAAACTCGAACAGTTAAAGTTGCACGAATTTGCTTTGCAAGACGGAGCCGTGTTAGAAACAGGTTGTGTTTATATTGTTCCTCTTTTAGAAAGCTTGGCTTTACCAGAAACTTTATCAGCCGTTGCCAATCCTAAAAGTTCTACTGGGCGATTAGACATTTTTACCCGTGTGATTACAGATAATGCACAAGAGTTTGATAAAATTCGTGATGGTTATCATGGTCCACTTTATCTTGAAATGAGTCCACGGACATTTCCTATTTTGGTACGTACCGGATCACGTTTATCTCAACTTCGGTTCCGCAAAGGGTACAGCTCTTTAAATGAAATTGAACTCCATGCTTTGCATAGAGATGAAACTCTGATATCAGATGATTTGCCTAATATTAGTGCTGGTGGTCTTGGGCTTTCCATTAATTTGAAGGGCAACGAAAATGGACTTATAGGCTATCGTGGTAAGCGCCACACAAGTGTTATTGATATCGATAAACGCGCTGCTGCTGATATTCTCGATTTTTGGGAACCACTCTTTGATCGTGGTCAAAGGGAACTGATTCTTGATCCTGATGAATTTTATATTTTGGTTTCACGAGAAGCTGTCCATGTTCCTCCACTTTATGCCGCGGAAATGACCCCTTTTGACCCCTTAGTTGGTGAGTTTAGGGTGCATTATGCAGGTTTTTTTGACCCAGGATTTGGGCATATGGAAGTAGGTGGAAAAGGAGCAAAAGCGGTTTTAGAAGTACGTAGCCATGAGGTTCCCTTTATCTTAGAACATGGTCAAATTATTGGTCGCTTAGTCTATGAACATATGCTTCATCGACCATTAGCACTTTATGGGCAGGATACTGGATCACATTACCAAGCACAGGGATTAAAATTATCTAAACATTTTAAATGA
- the mutL gene encoding DNA mismatch repair endonuclease MutL encodes MIIRHLSENIINQIAAGEVIERPANVVKELVENAIDAGATRIEIVTANGGKNFIKVSDNGCGIPADQLTLAVSRHCTSKITDDVHNICFLGFRGEALPSIGSVAKLKLTSRTQDADSASEIIVTAGKIIGPKPSSGNLGTIVEVRDLFFVTPARLKFMKTDRAEANAISDMIKRIAIAFPHIRFSLSGPDRTSIELPATENNTQGQLQRITQIMGKEFAQNSIALNAERETVRLTGFACLPSFNRSNSLHQFAYVNGRPVRDKFLFGAIRGAYADVMTRDRYPVSILFIDLPPADVDVNVHPAKADVRFRDSGFIRGLIVGAIREALHQIGVRPTSTRSEAMLTAFQTQHFLKPFKRNHQSSSYTPQHHHFASASMFHKPLDITSSSGFKEETTPLMEGLDTPSGDAYITSMVPSSEELSYPLGAARAQIHKNYIIAQTQDSLIIVDQHAAHERLIYEALKNALYSEPLPSQILLIPEIVELSEEDLTCLLTHKETLQKFGLGIEPFGPGAIVVRETPSMLGEINIQALIRDLADEAAEYDTTDNLKAKLDYIAATMACHGSIRSGRILRPEEMNALLRQIEATPHTGTCNHGRPTYIELKLADIERLFGRK; translated from the coding sequence ATGATCATACGTCATCTTAGCGAAAATATTATTAATCAAATTGCTGCCGGTGAGGTGATTGAACGGCCAGCAAATGTTGTCAAAGAACTTGTTGAAAATGCTATTGATGCCGGAGCTACGCGAATCGAAATTGTCACGGCAAATGGAGGAAAAAATTTTATAAAGGTAAGCGATAATGGTTGTGGTATTCCAGCAGATCAGCTAACGCTAGCAGTTTCTCGCCATTGTACTTCAAAAATTACGGATGATGTACACAATATCTGTTTCCTTGGGTTTCGAGGAGAAGCTTTACCCTCAATTGGTTCTGTTGCGAAACTGAAATTAACCTCACGAACGCAAGATGCTGATAGTGCTTCTGAAATTATTGTTACAGCAGGAAAAATCATTGGACCAAAGCCCTCTTCTGGCAATCTTGGAACGATTGTTGAAGTTCGTGACCTTTTCTTTGTAACACCAGCACGACTAAAATTCATGAAAACTGATCGTGCTGAAGCGAATGCCATTAGTGATATGATTAAACGAATTGCGATCGCATTTCCACATATTCGTTTTTCTCTTTCAGGTCCAGACAGAACGTCTATAGAACTCCCTGCTACAGAAAATAACACGCAAGGGCAGTTACAGCGTATTACGCAGATTATGGGTAAAGAATTTGCTCAAAACAGTATTGCTCTTAATGCTGAGCGTGAAACAGTGCGTTTAACAGGGTTTGCTTGTTTGCCATCTTTTAACCGTAGTAATAGCCTTCATCAATTTGCTTATGTTAATGGGCGCCCAGTACGAGACAAGTTTCTTTTTGGTGCAATTCGAGGAGCCTATGCTGATGTCATGACACGGGATCGTTATCCTGTATCGATTCTTTTTATTGATTTACCACCAGCTGATGTAGATGTTAACGTTCATCCAGCCAAAGCAGATGTGCGCTTCCGCGATTCAGGATTCATTCGCGGTTTAATTGTTGGAGCAATTCGTGAAGCGTTGCATCAAATTGGTGTTCGTCCTACTTCAACGCGTTCTGAAGCAATGTTAACAGCCTTTCAGACACAACATTTCTTGAAGCCTTTTAAAAGAAACCATCAATCTTCTTCGTACACCCCACAGCATCATCATTTTGCATCCGCATCAATGTTTCATAAACCATTAGATATTACCAGTTCTTCTGGTTTCAAAGAAGAGACGACTCCTCTTATGGAGGGTTTAGATACGCCAAGTGGTGATGCCTATATTACTAGTATGGTACCATCATCAGAAGAACTATCTTATCCATTAGGAGCAGCGAGAGCCCAAATTCATAAAAACTATATTATTGCTCAAACCCAAGATAGTTTGATCATTGTCGACCAACATGCTGCTCATGAACGATTGATTTATGAAGCACTCAAGAATGCACTTTATTCTGAACCACTTCCCTCACAAATATTACTTATTCCTGAAATTGTAGAACTCTCTGAAGAAGATCTAACATGCCTTTTAACGCACAAAGAGACTTTGCAGAAGTTTGGTTTGGGAATAGAGCCATTTGGGCCTGGTGCAATCGTTGTGCGCGAAACACCTTCTATGTTAGGAGAGATCAACATACAAGCACTCATTAGAGATCTTGCAGATGAGGCGGCAGAATATGACACGACAGACAATTTAAAAGCAAAACTTGATTATATTGCCGCAACGATGGCTTGTCATGGTTCAATACGGTCTGGGAGGATTTTACGCCCTGAAGAAATGAATGCATTGTTACGACAAATAGAAGCAACCCCTCATACAGGAACGTGTAATCACGGACGACCTACTTACATTGAACTCAAATTAGCTGATATAGAAAGGCTTTTTGGTAGAAAATAA
- a CDS encoding DUF2093 domain-containing protein: MFSSDEREAKIHYTNNGYKIVEYGTYTRCAVSGEKIPIDDLKYWNHHRQEAYASCEISYHRELECNPYLSQLLEAQKK, from the coding sequence ATGTTTTCCAGTGATGAACGTGAAGCAAAGATTCATTATACCAATAATGGCTATAAAATTGTAGAATATGGAACTTATACTCGCTGCGCTGTTAGCGGAGAAAAAATCCCAATAGATGATTTAAAATATTGGAATCATCACCGGCAAGAAGCATATGCGAGTTGTGAAATTTCCTATCATCGTGAGCTTGAATGCAATCCTTATCTCAGTCAATTGTTAGAAGCACAGAAAAAGTAA
- the lpxK gene encoding tetraacyldisaccharide 4'-kinase: protein MHIKTPNFWWKDKSFLRLLFTPVSWVYGYFSRCRIEKKPPIIDLPVLCIGNFTCGGTGKTPVVIAFAKAAKELGFVPGIVSRGYGGAFKGVHLVNKEYDDARDVGDEALLLVQHAFVALSVDRYAAAQRLKQKGCHLILMDDGFQSRRLYMDYALLVVDAMRGFGNGAVFPAGPLRVPLKTQLSLTDSVLLIGHSDEHDKIAFLVTRAGKSLHYASLKSLASDKVAGKSFLAFAGIGNPDKFFKSIKELSGHVVQTYSYPDHYFFTDTDLKNLAQNAKMENLWLATTAKDYVRIQTNSAQKDLKNLIIFDVNVHFSQKDFCHLLLEEVITRFRKRKKPPL, encoded by the coding sequence ATGCACATTAAGACACCTAATTTTTGGTGGAAAGATAAAAGCTTCTTACGTCTTTTATTCACTCCGGTTTCTTGGGTTTATGGCTATTTTTCACGCTGCCGTATAGAAAAAAAGCCTCCTATTATCGATCTTCCAGTTTTATGTATTGGCAATTTTACATGTGGTGGTACTGGTAAGACGCCTGTTGTCATTGCTTTTGCAAAAGCCGCAAAAGAGCTTGGTTTCGTGCCCGGTATTGTATCGCGTGGTTATGGCGGAGCATTTAAAGGAGTGCATCTTGTAAATAAAGAATATGATGATGCGCGCGATGTTGGGGATGAGGCACTTTTACTTGTTCAACATGCTTTTGTTGCTCTATCAGTCGATCGTTATGCAGCAGCACAACGGCTCAAGCAAAAAGGATGTCATCTTATTTTAATGGATGATGGGTTTCAAAGCCGCCGTCTTTACATGGATTATGCATTGCTCGTTGTAGATGCAATGCGTGGTTTTGGTAATGGTGCTGTTTTTCCAGCAGGACCTTTGCGTGTACCATTAAAAACACAGCTTTCTTTAACAGACAGTGTTTTATTGATTGGTCATTCGGATGAACATGATAAGATCGCTTTTCTTGTCACGCGTGCTGGAAAATCTTTGCATTATGCTTCCCTTAAATCTTTAGCATCTGATAAGGTTGCAGGAAAATCGTTTTTGGCATTTGCCGGTATTGGCAATCCAGATAAATTTTTTAAATCCATTAAAGAACTGTCTGGCCATGTTGTGCAAACTTACTCTTACCCTGACCACTATTTTTTTACCGATACAGATTTAAAAAATCTTGCACAAAATGCTAAAATGGAAAACTTATGGCTCGCTACAACAGCTAAGGATTATGTCCGTATACAAACAAACAGTGCACAAAAAGACTTGAAAAATCTTATTATCTTTGATGTTAACGTTCATTTTTCTCAAAAAGATTTTTGCCATCTTCTGCTTGAAGAAGTCATAACCCGTTTTAGAAAGCGCAAAAAGCCCCCCCTTTAA
- the waaA gene encoding lipid IV(A) 3-deoxy-D-manno-octulosonic acid transferase, whose product MMELKARTALSIYRMIGFCLRPVVPFYLFLRAVRGKEEWSRQKERLGKNYKIRPQSPLIWLHAASVGETLALFSLINYILSLKINILLTTGTVTSSSLAKKLFGNRLIHQYAPLDLDLAVRRFIDHWKPDLALVCESEIWPLRIKELAKMHIPQILVNAHMSERSFKAWQKRPVLSKHIFQHIDLAIGQNERDVACYQALGVKSVAFSGNLKADVLPLENQDLLAHYRSAIGNRPVWAAISTHEGEEEIAFEVHKILKNYLPDLLTIIVPRHPERLENLMQNCHNKSLRFIRRSNNAVPDANTDIFWGDTIGEMGLFLRLSKVSFIGKSLCGDGGHNPLELALLGSAILTGPHVTNFQEMFEKFLARDAAYMIQDAKQLAIQVYRLLTNEVLRQEMVDKAYEVATSMAGALERTLKLLEPFLQPLVIQTGLNQHQRKHAH is encoded by the coding sequence GTGATGGAACTAAAGGCACGTACGGCTCTTTCAATCTATCGGATGATTGGTTTTTGCTTGCGTCCCGTTGTGCCTTTCTATTTGTTTCTTCGTGCTGTACGTGGAAAAGAAGAGTGGAGTCGCCAAAAAGAACGTTTGGGTAAAAACTATAAAATACGTCCTCAAAGTCCATTAATTTGGTTGCATGCGGCTAGTGTTGGAGAAACTCTCGCACTTTTCTCGCTCATTAATTATATTTTATCATTGAAAATCAATATATTATTAACAACAGGTACTGTAACATCTTCTTCTCTTGCGAAAAAGCTGTTTGGTAATCGGCTCATTCATCAATATGCTCCGTTGGATTTAGATTTGGCTGTGCGCCGCTTTATTGATCATTGGAAGCCTGATTTAGCTTTGGTTTGTGAATCGGAGATTTGGCCGCTCCGGATTAAAGAACTTGCCAAAATGCACATTCCACAAATTTTAGTGAATGCTCATATGTCTGAACGTTCTTTTAAAGCTTGGCAAAAACGACCTGTTCTTTCCAAACATATTTTTCAGCATATCGACTTGGCTATTGGTCAAAACGAAAGAGATGTCGCTTGTTATCAAGCGCTTGGGGTAAAATCTGTGGCATTTTCTGGTAATCTTAAGGCTGATGTTTTACCACTTGAAAATCAAGATTTGCTTGCGCATTATCGTAGTGCTATTGGCAATCGCCCAGTTTGGGCAGCTATTTCAACCCATGAAGGGGAAGAAGAAATTGCTTTTGAGGTTCATAAGATTCTTAAAAATTATTTGCCAGATTTATTGACAATCATTGTGCCTCGTCATCCTGAACGTTTAGAAAATCTTATGCAAAATTGTCATAATAAGAGCTTGCGTTTTATCCGTAGAAGTAACAATGCTGTACCAGATGCAAATACAGACATTTTTTGGGGAGATACGATTGGAGAAATGGGACTGTTTCTTCGCTTATCGAAAGTTTCTTTCATTGGAAAGTCATTATGTGGAGATGGAGGACACAATCCATTAGAATTAGCTTTGCTTGGTTCGGCTATTCTAACTGGACCTCATGTTACAAATTTTCAAGAAATGTTTGAGAAATTTCTAGCACGTGATGCAGCATATATGATTCAAGATGCAAAACAGCTCGCTATTCAGGTCTATAGGCTTTTAACAAATGAGGTCTTACGACAAGAAATGGTCGATAAAGCCTATGAAGTAGCAACCAGCATGGCGGGTGCACTCGAGCGCACATTAAAGCTTCTTGAGCCGTTTTTGCAACCTCTTGTGATACAAACAGGTTTAAATCAACATCAGAGAAAGCATGCACATTAA
- a CDS encoding DUF4170 domain-containing protein produces MTESIEKKQYLHLVFGGELKNLNSNQFKNPDDLDVVGIFPDYQSAQEAWQAKAQSSVDNALQRYYIVDLHRFLDSEMSDA; encoded by the coding sequence ATGACTGAAAGCATTGAAAAAAAACAATATTTGCATCTTGTATTTGGTGGGGAATTGAAAAACCTTAATAGTAATCAATTCAAAAATCCTGATGATTTAGATGTGGTTGGTATTTTTCCAGATTATCAATCAGCTCAAGAAGCATGGCAAGCAAAAGCACAAAGCAGTGTCGATAATGCATTACAACGTTATTACATTGTAGATTTGCATCGCTTTCTTGATAGTGAGATGAGTGATGCGTAA
- a CDS encoding TldD/PmbA family protein, whose protein sequence is MTDKNQIDKAALLVKAAKLSGADAADAVVVHAHSTSVSVRFGKVESTEASESNDFTLRVFVGKKVASVSANLTVYPQELAERAVAMAKASPDSLFEGLADKDSLVRHPKDLDLFDDFVPHSNFLTEDALKTEAAALDVKGVSNSGGAATAYGRSGFVLVTSDGFCGTYQSSYFSRSCGAVAGDGTAMERDYDYTTALHFSDLESAETVGKNAGTRAVRRLGAVRAFTGGVDVIFDPRTARGIAGYIASMVNGASVVRKTSLLQNFLGKAVMKPDVHVTDQPLRLRGNASCPFDGEGVEGQTLNIIENGVLKNWLLSSSTARELGLKTNGHGIRSASLVQPASTNFAIEPSLISPHDMIKNLRRGFYVTELFGHGIDFVTGQYSRGASGFWIENGEITYPVSEVTLGSDLLHMLAHLTPANDIDRRYGIAAPTLLIEGMTLAGK, encoded by the coding sequence ATGACTGACAAAAACCAGATTGATAAAGCTGCTTTGTTGGTTAAAGCGGCAAAGCTTTCTGGAGCAGATGCTGCTGATGCGGTTGTTGTTCATGCACATTCTACCAGTGTCTCAGTCCGTTTTGGAAAAGTTGAATCAACAGAAGCTTCAGAAAGCAATGATTTCACATTAAGAGTTTTTGTTGGTAAAAAAGTAGCAAGTGTTTCTGCTAATTTAACGGTTTATCCGCAAGAACTTGCAGAACGTGCTGTTGCAATGGCGAAGGCTTCTCCTGACAGTTTATTTGAAGGGTTGGCAGATAAAGATTCTTTGGTTAGACATCCTAAAGATCTTGATCTTTTTGATGATTTTGTTCCACATAGTAATTTTTTAACAGAAGATGCTTTAAAAACGGAAGCAGCAGCGCTTGATGTTAAAGGAGTAAGCAATTCTGGTGGGGCCGCAACAGCTTATGGACGCAGTGGATTTGTTCTTGTAACGAGCGATGGTTTTTGTGGGACCTATCAATCCAGTTATTTTTCACGCTCCTGTGGTGCTGTGGCCGGTGATGGTACAGCAATGGAGCGCGATTATGATTATACAACTGCCTTACACTTTTCTGATTTAGAATCAGCAGAAACTGTGGGAAAAAATGCAGGAACGAGAGCAGTTCGACGTTTAGGAGCAGTTCGTGCTTTTACAGGGGGAGTAGATGTTATTTTTGATCCGCGTACAGCTCGCGGAATTGCTGGATATATCGCATCTATGGTGAATGGAGCATCTGTAGTTCGCAAAACGAGTCTTTTACAAAACTTTTTGGGAAAAGCAGTGATGAAACCGGATGTTCACGTAACAGACCAACCTTTACGATTGCGTGGAAATGCTTCTTGTCCTTTTGATGGAGAGGGAGTAGAAGGGCAAACATTGAATATTATTGAAAATGGTGTTTTAAAAAACTGGCTTCTTTCATCATCTACAGCACGTGAATTGGGGCTTAAAACCAATGGTCATGGCATACGTTCAGCATCATTGGTTCAACCAGCAAGTACCAATTTTGCTATTGAACCAAGTTTAATATCGCCTCACGATATGATAAAAAATTTGCGACGTGGTTTTTATGTTACAGAATTATTCGGACATGGCATTGATTTTGTTACAGGTCAATATAGTCGGGGTGCTTCTGGTTTTTGGATTGAAAATGGTGAAATCACTTATCCAGTAAGTGAGGTAACTCTAGGTTCTGATTTGCTCCATATGTTAGCGCATTTAACGCCTGCGAATGATATTGATCGGCGCTATGGTATAGCAGCTCCAACATTATTAATTGAAGGGATGACACTTGCAGGAAAATAA
- a CDS encoding EVE domain-containing protein, with amino-acid sequence MAVEFGFLQVYHGKASPLRNTSKGDEIFIYCPRNEIGTGQILQTIEFQCVFKDNHIYQVEQAPHFVPFRKDVIFNKQSQHIVLKEIKGLEFLKNPHWEILARRGFFEITTYDANKIREAMGIYDG; translated from the coding sequence TTGGCAGTTGAATTTGGCTTTCTTCAAGTCTATCACGGAAAAGCCAGTCCCCTTCGAAACACATCTAAGGGAGATGAAATTTTCATTTACTGCCCACGCAATGAAATAGGTACAGGACAAATTCTTCAAACAATAGAGTTTCAGTGCGTGTTTAAAGATAATCATATTTATCAAGTAGAGCAAGCTCCTCATTTTGTACCATTTCGAAAAGATGTCATTTTTAATAAACAATCACAACATATTGTTTTAAAAGAGATTAAAGGGCTTGAATTTCTGAAAAACCCTCATTGGGAAATATTAGCTCGCCGAGGTTTTTTTGAAATTACAACTTATGATGCAAATAAAATTCGTGAAGCAATGGGGATTTATGACGGATAA
- a CDS encoding tyrosine-type recombinase/integrase gives MRAIHRLSASFVKTSPQGKYCDGAGLWLNVRKDNTRSWFFRYTHHNKRREMGLGPVTKLSLKEARELARHYSDILKEGNDPIVFREQTILKQQSNIFQEVAQAAFESKKAELKNEGKNGRWFSPLELHVIPHIGKLSIEKLTANIIRNVLAPLWHEKADTARKALNRINICLKYAAALGLDVDLQACMKARALLGKSRATSTNIPAMPWQELPDFYQNLEDNILSNLALKLLILTGARSYPLRYLRLEQIDKNIWTIPKENMKGIVGKVSDFRVPLSSEAMKVIEKTLPFEKKGFLFAGLKGKPISDTTLSKFMKDKGFDYRPHGFRSSLRGWIAETTSTPFEIAESVLAHSVGNSLTKAYMRTDFLEQRRILLEQWASFISGTSLPNISDR, from the coding sequence GTGAGGGCGATTCACCGGTTATCGGCATCATTCGTAAAGACGTCTCCACAGGGTAAATATTGTGATGGGGCAGGGCTATGGTTAAATGTTCGAAAAGACAATACGCGTTCTTGGTTTTTTCGCTATACGCACCACAATAAGCGCCGTGAAATGGGGCTTGGTCCTGTTACAAAGCTTTCTTTAAAAGAAGCGCGCGAGCTTGCTAGGCATTATAGTGATATTCTTAAAGAAGGTAATGATCCTATTGTTTTTAGAGAACAGACTATTTTAAAACAGCAAAGCAATATCTTTCAAGAAGTTGCGCAAGCAGCTTTTGAAAGCAAAAAAGCAGAGTTGAAAAATGAAGGGAAAAATGGTCGTTGGTTTTCTCCATTAGAGTTGCACGTTATTCCACACATAGGCAAATTATCTATAGAAAAACTGACAGCCAATATCATTCGCAATGTTCTTGCTCCACTTTGGCATGAAAAAGCAGATACAGCGCGAAAAGCACTGAATCGTATCAATATTTGCTTGAAATATGCTGCTGCTCTTGGCTTAGATGTTGACCTACAGGCTTGTATGAAAGCACGAGCTCTTTTAGGAAAATCACGTGCGACATCGACGAATATTCCTGCTATGCCTTGGCAAGAACTTCCAGATTTTTATCAAAACTTAGAGGATAATATCCTTTCAAATTTAGCACTAAAATTACTGATTTTGACAGGTGCTCGATCATATCCATTGCGCTATTTGCGTCTTGAGCAGATTGATAAAAATATATGGACCATACCAAAAGAAAATATGAAAGGTATTGTAGGAAAAGTTTCAGATTTTCGTGTGCCACTGAGTAGTGAAGCTATGAAAGTCATTGAAAAAACTCTGCCTTTTGAAAAAAAGGGCTTTCTATTTGCGGGGCTTAAAGGCAAACCCATTTCTGATACAACGCTTTCTAAATTCATGAAAGACAAAGGCTTTGATTATAGACCTCATGGTTTTAGATCGAGTCTTCGTGGCTGGATAGCGGAGACAACATCAACACCATTTGAAATTGCAGAATCTGTTCTTGCGCATTCAGTTGGTAATTCATTGACAAAAGCTTACATGCGAACAGATTTCTTAGAGCAACGCCGTATCCTCTTAGAACAATGGGCGTCTTTTATATCAGGAACATCTTTACCAAACATTTCAGACCGTTAA